Below is a window of candidate division KSB1 bacterium DNA.
AACAGAAACAAACAATTATGGCTTTGAAGTTGACCGTTTCTACTACTCAAATTGGCAAACAATAGGGTTTGTTAAAGGAAAGGGCACCTCGACAATTATTCATAGCTACTCATTTAGCGACAATATTAGGGATCTTTTTGGGGAAATAAAATATCGTCTTAAACAAATTGATTTTAATGGAACTTTTAGTTATTCAGAAGAACTTATCGTAACATTAAACGATCCACCAAAGGCATTAAAATTAAGTCAAAATTATCCGAATCCATTTTTGACAAATTCAACCATTTATTATTCTATTCCGAGAGATACCGAAGTCACGCTGGATATTTACGATTTGCAGGGAAGACTGGTTAGCACCTTGATTCATGAATTTGGAAAAGCAGGAAATTACAAAGTAAATGTCAATGCTCTGTTATTCCCGAGTGGCCTCTATTTCTATAAATTAACCACAGGGGAATTTACGGAGATTAAAAAATTTGTAATTATTAGATAGGATCAAAGGAGGTCTATAACAAAACCAAATAAATATAATTTCAGCAAAATTGGTGTAACCCTAGGTATTCCTAACCCTACCTCCTCATATTTCGGGGGGGGCGAAAGCAAAACGATTTGTGAGATTTGATGAATAATAAATAGGAAAAGTGCCGACTTAATGGCGTGAAAAATAATAAGAAATAATGCTAAGTAGTGAATATTGGATGCTCTAAGTAAAAAAAGCCATGCCCAAAGGTAGCCTTTAATTTACAATAACTTACAGCCTTATTTTATTAGAATGGCAGGCTTGTAAGGGCAGTACTCTAAACCAGTTGAGCTAAGCGCCCGGGTGGAAATGAAAATAGCGGAAATCAATCCGCTATCAATTTGGCGGGGTCGACGAGACTCGAACTCGCAACTTCTGGCGTGACAGGCCAGTGCTCTAACCAAATTGAACTACGACCCCAAACCTGAAAAGAACAATTACTTATTTATTTTTTTTCTTATACAAAATAGCAATTGGCAGGGTGATACAATATCCAATTACCAATAAAATCGGCGCCACTGTTAATGAAGAAAAACTATCCCAGGGCCCAATTGACATAAAAATATAACCGATAAAAATGATTGCAAGACTCAAACCAAATAAAAGGTAATTGTTTTTATCAAATGGCAGTTGAGTCTGCATTTTCTTGCGTGATCTGTCGCGTTTCTTTGGTGTTTTATCCGAATTCATAAGCCTTTAAATATATACCTGCGATTGAATTCTGTCAACTTAATTTATCGTTTTTACGTTCGACACAGAATTCAATTTATTCGATTTATTAAGGCATCAATAAAACTTTATGAATTCGCTCAAAAGCCCAGTCTAAATCTTCCTTTTTGATCACAAGGGGAGGCGCAAATCGGATCACATTTTCATGGGTTTCTTTGCACAACATGCCTTCATCCATTAAGGCTTCGCAAAACCTGCGTGCGCCACCGGCTTCATTATTCAATTCCACACCAATAAACAAGCCCTTGCCACGAACCTCTATGATGTGAGGACTATTTACTGTTTTTAATTTCTCCAGAAAATAGTCCCCTAACTCTTTGGAATTTTGCACCAGGTTTTCTTCCTGAATCACTAGAAGCGCTTCCCTTGCAACGGCACAGGCCAACGGATTACCACCGAACGTACTGCCATGATCGCCCGGGTTAAATACGCCAAGGATTTCTTTCGAGGATGCAACGGCAGAAACCGGGTACATACCTCCGGATAAGGCTTTGCCCAAAATAATCATATCCGGTTTAACATCTTCATGCTGGTGGGCAAACATTTTCCCGGTCCGACCAAACCCGGTCTGAATTTCATCTAATACTAATAGAACATTGTTATGTCTGCATAAACTTTGGCATTCTTCCAGATAGCCACCTGGTGGGATCAGAACACCGCCTTCACCCTGGATCGGCTCAACCATAAAGGCAACTGTGTTGGGTGTTATCGCCTGCTCCAGCGCCTGGGTGTCTCCAAAAGAAATGACAGAAAATCCCGGTGTAAACGGGCCAAATCCATCCTTGTATTGATCTTCTGTGGAGAATCCTACGATAGTGGTGGTGCGCCCATGAAAATTATTGTCACAAACAATAATCTCTGCTTGATTTGCAGGAACTCCCTTTTCCTGGTAGCCCCATTTTCTTGCGACTTTAATTGCGGTTTCAACAGCTTCGGCGC
It encodes the following:
- a CDS encoding DUF3098 domain-containing protein, giving the protein MNSDKTPKKRDRSRKKMQTQLPFDKNNYLLFGLSLAIIFIGYIFMSIGPWDSFSSLTVAPILLVIGYCITLPIAILYKKKNK
- the rocD gene encoding ornithine--oxo-acid transaminase; protein product: MAISDVLEATKTSRKTTQDYIEIEEKYGAHNYHPLDIVIERAQGIWVYDVEGRKYLDFLSAYSAVNQGHCHPRIVNALITQAQKVALTSRAFRNCELGYYYKELAEVCEMEMVLPMNSGAEAVETAIKVARKWGYQEKGVPANQAEIIVCDNNFHGRTTTIVGFSTEDQYKDGFGPFTPGFSVISFGDTQALEQAITPNTVAFMVEPIQGEGGVLIPPGGYLEECQSLCRHNNVLLVLDEIQTGFGRTGKMFAHQHEDVKPDMIILGKALSGGMYPVSAVASSKEILGVFNPGDHGSTFGGNPLACAVAREALLVIQEENLVQNSKELGDYFLEKLKTVNSPHIIEVRGKGLFIGVELNNEAGGARRFCEALMDEGMLCKETHENVIRFAPPLVIKKEDLDWAFERIHKVLLMP